A single window of Chitinophaga sp. XS-30 DNA harbors:
- a CDS encoding NUDIX domain-containing protein translates to MKIAQYAGKNKMLLAVDCIIFGFDGTDLKLLLIKRGFEPEKGRWSLMGGFVQPKETLEQAAARVLKELTGLEDVYMEQLHAFSEVERDPIERTVSVTYTSLIDINKYKKQLDNDFHSEWFPLKKIPSLIFDHRDMVELAKEKLRYKAAFHPIVFEMLPEKFTLPQLQSLYEGIYGSLMDKRNFSRKVLSTGLLVKQKDKERLSSKRGAFYYKLDKRKYQTKFNAFLNFIPNPNNLN, encoded by the coding sequence GTGAAAATAGCGCAATACGCTGGAAAGAACAAAATGCTGCTGGCAGTAGACTGTATCATTTTCGGGTTCGATGGCACCGACCTTAAACTGCTGCTGATCAAGAGAGGATTCGAACCGGAAAAAGGCCGCTGGAGCCTCATGGGCGGGTTCGTACAGCCAAAGGAAACACTGGAACAGGCCGCAGCGCGCGTACTCAAAGAGCTGACCGGTCTGGAAGATGTGTACATGGAACAACTGCACGCCTTCAGTGAAGTAGAGCGGGACCCCATCGAACGTACGGTGTCCGTTACCTATACCAGCCTTATCGACATCAATAAATACAAAAAACAGCTGGATAACGATTTCCATTCCGAATGGTTCCCGCTGAAAAAAATACCCTCCCTCATCTTCGATCACCGCGACATGGTGGAACTGGCCAAGGAAAAACTCCGTTACAAAGCCGCCTTCCACCCCATCGTATTTGAAATGCTGCCGGAAAAATTCACCCTGCCGCAACTGCAAAGCCTGTACGAAGGTATTTACGGCTCACTGATGGACAAACGCAATTTCTCCCGTAAAGTATTGTCAACCGGACTATTGGTCAAGCAAAAGGACAAAGAACGGCTGAGCTCCAAACGCGGGGCCTTTTACTATAAACTGGACAAACGGAAGTACCAGACGAAATTCAACGCTTTCCTGAATTTTATTCCCAATCCAAATAACCTGAACTGA